The Acinetobacter shaoyimingii DNA segment TTGATTGAAATAAATATTTTTAAAAAATTGACCATCAAATTAGTAAAGAAATTTACTAAATTTTATGAAACCATTCAAACTTTTCGTAATAAAAATGATCCTTCTCTTTGGTTATCTTTGGGAGAAAACTGTCTAAGTGATTCTATTTTACAAAGATCTAATCTAAAAAGTTATAGTTCTTTGTACGGATCCGCTCGTTCGAATATTGACTATAACATTGAAATACAAAATAAAAATTTTAAAGATTTATTAAATAAAGACCAAACTGTATATGGCTATGTAAACTGGAAAGAGGTTCTCAGAAGTCGTTTGTATAATCGCTCAGATAATATATTCCATGATTTACATTGTAATGGTTTTGAGTTTACTCATCATGATTGGGTCAAGAACGAAAAATTTGTGCAAACTTTTGAAAGAAGAATCTTAAGAACTCAGAAAAGTATTGGTCATAAAAATTTTATTTTTCTTTATCATCATCGCTATACAGAAAAAAGTAATATCGATTTATTACGTCAGAAGTTAAATACTTTTAGAGAAATTTTCGAAAAAAATAATAAACATTGTCATATCATTTTGTTTTATCAGCACAAAATTTCAAACATCGATGAAAGAAATTTAGTACTGAAGAATGTAGATCATAAAATTATTGAGTTTGTATTCCATACTCAATATATATGGGAAGGTGATGATCAAGATATTTTTTGGGCTAGAAATGATAATGATTTAATTGAAGACATGATTCAAAAAAGTAAAGACATTATTTTTAATCAATAATTTAATGCTACCATAAATCATAGTGTAGACCTGATGTTAAATTCTAATTTTATTATTTATAAAATATAGTATTAGCAACTTTTTTAAAACAGCCTCAATAACATAAGTAGGCTGTTTTAATTTTATTATGTTATGCGCTTGCCATCTAGTGAATACTCTAAATATGATTTATTTCAAGAAAATAAGTCACCTTCGCTAAACAAATATCTACTCAACATAGCCACACACGCCTAAATTTTGTAGAATAGCCTTTTCTCTCCTTGGTGCTGTTCTATGACCGCTTGGGCTGCTCACGTCACTGTTGCAACTGTCGTTGAAAAAGACGGAAAATTTCTTTTTGTAGAAGAACATACAGAAGGTGTCACACATACTGTGTTCAACCAACCTGCGGGTCACGTTGAAGCGAATGAAACCATTGTTCAAGCTGCCATTCGTGAAACCATGGAAGAAACGGGACATGCGGTCGAAATTGATGGGTTATTAGGAATCTATACCTACACCCCACCCATGTTTCCAGATCGTACCTATTACAGATTTTGCTTTTTAGCCCATGTGCTCGAATACTTTCCAGAAGCACCTTTAGATACAGGTATTGTCGGTCCAAAATGGATGACACTCGATGAGTTGCAAGAATCAGCTCGTGCTCGTAGTCCATTGGTGATCAAAGCCGTGAAAGATGCATTATCTGGTCAAAAATTCCCTTTATCGCTCGTTTATGAGCATCAAAACTCTCCTTTTAATTCAAATTTGGATGCCTAATCCTATGCAACAACGTGTCATCGTCGGTATGTCGGGTGGTGTAGACTCTTCTGTTTCTGCGGCACTTTTACTTCAACAAGGATATCAAGTTGAAGGGCTTTTCATGAAAAACTGGGAAGAAGATGACGGCACAGAATACTGCACGGCAATGGAAGACCTTGCCGATGCGCAAGCCGTATGTGACAAAATTGGGATCAAACTTCACACTGCCAACTTTGCCATGGAATATTGGGATCGTGTCTTTGAACATTTCCTTGCCGAATATGCTGCAGGTCGTACGCCAAACCCAGATATTCTCTGCAATAAAGAAATTAAATTCCGTGCCTTTTTAGATCATGCGATTAACTTAGGTGCAGACTTTATTGCGACTGGTCACTACTGCCGTCGTGGTGAAACTTTAAAAAATTCACGTGATGAAGAATATGCGCCACTACTTCGTGGCTATGATCAAAACAAAGATCAAACCTATTTCCTACATGCAGTGCATGGTCGTGAAATCAATAAGACCTTGTTCCCTGTCGGTGAAATTGAAAAACCTGAAGTTCGTCGTATAGCAGAAGAACTTGGACTTGCAACGGCGAAGAAAAAAGATTCGACCGGTATTTGTTTTATTGGTGAGCGTCGTTTCAATGACTTTTTAAAACAATACCTCCCTGCGCAAGCTGGAAAAATTGTACTCGATAACGGTAAAGAGGTTGGTGAACATCACGGCTTAATGTACTATACGCTCGGTCAGCGTGGTGGCATCGGTTTAGGTGGTTTAAAAGGTGCTGCTGAAGGCGCATGGTTTGTTTTATATAAAGATATTGAAAACAATCGTCTGGTGATTGGCCAAGGTCATGAACATCCACTCATGCAAAGTACCATTCTTTGGAGTGAAGCCATTGACTGGGTTGCAGGTGAACAAGAGATTCCTGAAA contains these protein-coding regions:
- a CDS encoding DUF1796 family putative cysteine peptidase, whose product is MNKYFKLLIEINIFKKLTIKLVKKFTKFYETIQTFRNKNDPSLWLSLGENCLSDSILQRSNLKSYSSLYGSARSNIDYNIEIQNKNFKDLLNKDQTVYGYVNWKEVLRSRLYNRSDNIFHDLHCNGFEFTHHDWVKNEKFVQTFERRILRTQKSIGHKNFIFLYHHRYTEKSNIDLLRQKLNTFREIFEKNNKHCHIILFYQHKISNIDERNLVLKNVDHKIIEFVFHTQYIWEGDDQDIFWARNDNDLIEDMIQKSKDIIFNQ
- a CDS encoding NUDIX hydrolase, producing the protein MTAWAAHVTVATVVEKDGKFLFVEEHTEGVTHTVFNQPAGHVEANETIVQAAIRETMEETGHAVEIDGLLGIYTYTPPMFPDRTYYRFCFLAHVLEYFPEAPLDTGIVGPKWMTLDELQESARARSPLVIKAVKDALSGQKFPLSLVYEHQNSPFNSNLDA
- the mnmA gene encoding tRNA 2-thiouridine(34) synthase MnmA; this encodes MQQRVIVGMSGGVDSSVSAALLLQQGYQVEGLFMKNWEEDDGTEYCTAMEDLADAQAVCDKIGIKLHTANFAMEYWDRVFEHFLAEYAAGRTPNPDILCNKEIKFRAFLDHAINLGADFIATGHYCRRGETLKNSRDEEYAPLLRGYDQNKDQTYFLHAVHGREINKTLFPVGEIEKPEVRRIAEELGLATAKKKDSTGICFIGERRFNDFLKQYLPAQAGKIVLDNGKEVGEHHGLMYYTLGQRGGIGLGGLKGAAEGAWFVLYKDIENNRLVIGQGHEHPLMQSTILWSEAIDWVAGEQEIPETGFRCTAKTRYRQPDQGCVIFKDATMPNGVRVEFDEPQRAVTPGQSVVFYTDEVCLGGGVIHHTNAPKPDFI